A genomic segment from Lusitaniella coriacea LEGE 07157 encodes:
- the crtB gene encoding 15-cis-phytoene synthase CrtB, which translates to MLQLPKLQRMRNLASTEEAYEQCRQITAKHSKTFYLGTLLMPPEKRQGIWAIYNWCRRTDELVDGAQACFTTPETLDLWEQQLESVFAGCPIDDTDVALVDTLGRFPIEIQPFRDMIAGQRMDLYRSRYETFEELKLYCYRVAGTVGLMTSPVLGFDERYQTAPWNTPEEKALVIEQAIKLGIAKQLTNILRDVGEDAQRGRIYLPLEDLALFDYTEEELLKGVVDERWRELMRFEIQRARKFYTEAEKGVGALSIDARWAVWAALMLYRGIFEAIERNDYDVFARRAFVPKWRKLTYLPVAWLRAQAL; encoded by the coding sequence ATGCTGCAACTGCCTAAACTTCAACGTATGAGAAATTTAGCCTCCACGGAAGAGGCTTACGAACAGTGTCGTCAAATTACGGCAAAACACTCGAAGACGTTTTATCTTGGCACGCTCTTGATGCCCCCCGAAAAACGTCAAGGAATCTGGGCAATTTATAATTGGTGTCGGCGCACTGACGAACTGGTGGATGGCGCGCAAGCTTGCTTTACGACCCCAGAAACGCTAGACCTTTGGGAACAGCAGCTTGAATCTGTATTTGCAGGATGTCCGATCGACGATACGGATGTTGCTTTAGTGGATACTCTCGGACGTTTCCCGATAGAAATTCAACCTTTTCGGGATATGATCGCGGGACAGCGAATGGATCTCTATCGCAGTCGTTACGAAACCTTTGAGGAGCTTAAACTCTACTGCTATCGCGTTGCAGGAACGGTGGGTTTGATGACGAGTCCGGTGTTGGGGTTTGACGAACGCTATCAAACCGCGCCTTGGAATACGCCAGAAGAAAAGGCATTGGTCATCGAACAGGCGATTAAACTGGGGATTGCCAAACAATTGACGAATATTTTGCGAGATGTGGGCGAAGATGCCCAACGGGGAAGAATTTATCTCCCTTTGGAAGATTTGGCGCTGTTTGATTACACCGAAGAGGAGTTATTAAAGGGCGTGGTTGACGAGCGTTGGCGGGAACTGATGCGTTTTGAGATTCAACGGGCGCGCAAGTTTTATACCGAAGCGGAAAAGGGCGTTGGCGCTCTATCCATCGACGCGCGTTGGGCGGTTTGGGCGGCGCTGATGCTCTATCGCGGCATTTTTGAAGCCATTGAGCGGAATGACTACGATGTGTTTGCTCGGCGCGCTTTTGTCCCGAAGTGGCGCAAACTGACCTATCTCCCGGTGGCGTGGTTGAGGGCGCAAGCGCTTTAA
- a CDS encoding o-succinylbenzoate synthase: MTAYNLTFQPYRRRFRQPLQTHHGIWEVREGIIVKLVDELGNAGWGEIAPLPWFGSETLEDAIAFCRGLGEKIEVNDLKSIPSHLPACQFGLECAIPSVASNPNFPKARYSYLLPAGENALERWESLWQQGGRTFKWKIGIHSLQQEIPLFEKLARSLPEGAKIRLDANGGLNLEAAKTWLQGLDLSKKVEFIEQPLPPSELDAMVQLSGDFTTPIALDESVATLQQLEGCYEKGWRGIFIIKPAIAGSPQQLRQFCQQYGIDAVFSSVFETEIGRRAALNLAAELSNPNRAIGFGVNHWFD, encoded by the coding sequence GTGACAGCTTATAACCTAACTTTTCAACCCTATCGCCGTCGTTTTCGGCAACCCCTACAAACCCATCACGGGATTTGGGAGGTTCGGGAAGGAATCATTGTGAAGTTGGTGGATGAGTTAGGAAATGCGGGATGGGGGGAAATTGCGCCTTTGCCGTGGTTCGGTTCTGAGACGTTGGAGGACGCGATCGCGTTTTGTCGGGGATTGGGAGAGAAAATTGAAGTAAATGACCTTAAATCAATCCCTTCGCACCTTCCCGCTTGTCAGTTTGGCTTGGAGTGTGCAATCCCCTCGGTTGCTTCAAATCCGAACTTTCCCAAGGCACGCTACAGTTATTTATTACCCGCCGGGGAAAATGCCCTAGAACGATGGGAAAGCCTGTGGCAGCAAGGGGGACGCACGTTTAAATGGAAAATAGGCATTCATTCTTTACAACAGGAAATTCCCCTGTTTGAGAAATTAGCGCGATCGCTGCCAGAAGGAGCAAAAATCCGTTTGGATGCCAATGGGGGATTGAACCTAGAAGCGGCGAAAACGTGGCTGCAAGGGCTAGATTTGAGCAAAAAGGTAGAATTTATCGAGCAACCGCTTCCCCCCTCAGAATTGGATGCAATGGTGCAATTAAGCGGCGACTTTACAACACCTATCGCTTTGGATGAATCCGTGGCAACTTTACAGCAGTTGGAAGGGTGTTATGAGAAAGGGTGGCGAGGGATATTTATTATTAAACCCGCGATCGCGGGATCTCCTCAACAATTGCGTCAATTTTGCCAACAGTACGGGATTGATGCCGTTTTTTCCTCCGTTTTTGAAACGGAAATCGGCAGACGTGCCGCCTTAAACCTGGCTGCGGAACTCTCCAATCCCAATCGCGCGATCGGTTTTGGCGTGAACCATTGGTTCGATTGA
- the menA gene encoding 2-carboxy-1,4-naphthoquinone phytyltransferase, which translates to MTTTGFIENPQKKLWLAAIKPPMYSVAIIPIWVGSAVAFSQTKSLHWSIFLSFLFSAILIIAWLNLSNDVFDSETGIDKNKAHSVVNLTGNKSLVFWISNICLGLGVLGICAIALLQKDWTVLGIVVACCALGYTYQGPPFRLGYLGLGEFICFVTFGPMAIAAAYYSQAQSFATPAFAASILIGISTSIILFCSHFHQVEDDLAAGKRSPIVRLGTAKGARVLAGLTASLFVLTVLFILLGYFPIWTLGIFASLPFAYQLVRHVGEYHDRPEQVSNCKFIAVKLHFWSGLLLGLGFVLPQFF; encoded by the coding sequence ATGACAACAACAGGTTTTATTGAAAATCCCCAAAAAAAGTTGTGGTTGGCTGCGATTAAGCCTCCCATGTACAGCGTTGCTATTATTCCAATTTGGGTGGGAAGTGCTGTTGCTTTTTCCCAAACAAAAAGCTTGCATTGGTCAATTTTTTTGAGTTTTTTGTTTTCTGCAATTTTAATTATTGCTTGGTTAAATCTCAGCAACGATGTCTTTGATTCGGAAACGGGAATTGATAAGAATAAAGCCCATTCTGTTGTGAATTTAACGGGAAATAAATCTTTAGTATTTTGGATTAGTAATATTTGTTTGGGGTTGGGGGTTTTAGGAATTTGCGCGATCGCGCTCTTGCAAAAGGATTGGACGGTTCTCGGCATAGTCGTTGCCTGCTGTGCTTTGGGCTATACCTATCAAGGTCCTCCATTTCGCTTGGGATACCTGGGTTTGGGGGAGTTTATCTGTTTTGTGACTTTTGGCCCAATGGCGATCGCGGCAGCTTATTATTCTCAGGCGCAAAGCTTTGCCACACCCGCTTTTGCCGCTTCAATTCTGATTGGAATCAGTACTTCAATTATTCTCTTTTGTTCCCATTTTCACCAAGTCGAAGACGATTTGGCGGCAGGAAAGAGATCGCCGATTGTTCGCTTGGGAACGGCAAAAGGCGCGCGGGTTTTAGCCGGATTAACGGCAAGTCTTTTTGTCTTAACGGTCTTGTTTATTCTTCTGGGTTACTTCCCCATTTGGACGCTGGGGATCTTTGCAAGTTTGCCCTTTGCGTACCAACTCGTTCGCCACGTAGGGGAATATCACGATCGACCAGAACAAGTCAGTAATTGCAAATTCATTGCGGTCAAACTCCATTTTTGGAGTGGATTGTTGTTGGGATTGGGATTTGTTTTGCCGCAATTTTTTTAG
- a CDS encoding isochorismate synthase — protein sequence MPVIPCRTNLLHNDRELYQFLLDCHEQSLRQGRSFVVSVSQQIESIDPLSALQNISSLSSSGLHFYWENRKKKEAVVAIGSTKHLIVKRGNRFTKSQNFIQNCLDKTIAVGDLNLPWSGPHFFSGFTFFPTAQKNESPFPPATIFLPRFQIARSPEGCVLVVNITIDDRANVEKILETLKKQIETIDWSSKKGIDLELTPSSPGIQPIPIRKTSEFTTAVTSVLKSIQTQRLSKIVLAHSLDVISPVPFQWVNSLARLRQIHPDCYIFSLSNGKGTSFIGASPERLISIKNRYLLTDALAGSSPRGKTEFEDDFFANQLLNSEKERREHQAVSDFICQRLRALGLQPTRSPLQLLQLSNIQHLWTPICAELPANVRPLDIVAKLHPTPAVAGVPTQIACEKIRHYETFDRSLYAAPLGWVDARGNGEFIVGIRSALIKGDRARLYAGAGIVEGSNPDKELAEVQLKLQTMLKALI from the coding sequence ATGCCAGTTATCCCCTGCCGTACGAATCTGTTACACAATGACCGAGAACTTTATCAGTTTCTTTTAGATTGTCACGAACAATCTCTTCGTCAAGGTCGTTCTTTTGTGGTAAGTGTATCCCAACAAATTGAGTCGATCGATCCCTTAAGTGCCTTACAGAATATTTCCAGTCTGTCTTCTTCTGGACTTCATTTTTATTGGGAGAATCGCAAAAAGAAAGAAGCAGTTGTCGCAATTGGAAGTACGAAGCATTTGATCGTAAAAAGAGGCAATCGATTTACAAAATCTCAAAACTTTATTCAAAATTGCTTAGATAAAACAATTGCTGTTGGCGATCTCAATCTTCCTTGGTCTGGCCCGCATTTCTTTTCAGGATTTACATTCTTTCCCACAGCGCAAAAAAACGAATCACCATTTCCCCCTGCAACCATTTTTCTGCCTCGATTTCAGATTGCTCGTTCCCCAGAAGGTTGCGTTTTAGTCGTCAATATTACCATTGACGATCGCGCGAATGTAGAAAAAATCTTAGAAACCTTAAAAAAACAAATTGAAACGATTGATTGGTCTAGTAAAAAGGGTATTGATTTAGAACTAACACCCTCATCCCCAGGAATCCAACCCATTCCCATTCGCAAAACCTCAGAATTCACAACAGCCGTCACCTCAGTTCTCAAATCCATTCAAACCCAAAGATTAAGTAAAATTGTCCTCGCTCACAGTCTTGATGTCATTTCTCCAGTCCCTTTTCAATGGGTTAACTCCCTGGCACGCTTGCGCCAAATCCATCCCGATTGCTACATCTTTTCCTTAAGTAATGGCAAGGGTACAAGCTTTATTGGCGCGAGTCCAGAACGCTTAATTAGTATTAAAAATCGCTACCTCCTCACCGATGCCTTAGCGGGATCTTCTCCACGGGGAAAAACAGAATTTGAAGACGATTTCTTTGCCAATCAACTCTTAAATAGCGAAAAAGAACGCAGAGAACACCAAGCAGTCAGTGACTTTATTTGCCAGCGTTTAAGGGCATTAGGTTTGCAACCCACACGATCTCCCCTTCAACTCCTTCAACTCTCCAATATTCAACACCTCTGGACTCCCATTTGTGCCGAACTTCCCGCTAATGTTCGTCCCTTAGATATCGTGGCAAAACTCCACCCCACTCCTGCGGTTGCAGGGGTTCCCACCCAAATTGCTTGCGAAAAAATTCGTCACTACGAAACCTTCGACCGTTCCCTTTATGCCGCACCATTAGGATGGGTTGACGCGCGAGGAAATGGGGAGTTTATTGTCGGCATTCGTTCTGCTTTAATTAAAGGCGATCGCGCGCGACTTTATGCAGGGGCGGGAATTGTTGAGGGGTCTAATCCCGATAAAGAATTAGCAGAAGTACAGCTTAAACTACAAACCATGCTCAAAGCTTTAATCTAA
- a CDS encoding ABC transporter permease has product MAVLGTLVLLFLVLSILIGPFLYTAPFNEIDFSRALIPPNGDYPLGTNDLGQDQLARLLIGGRITLTVGVAAMAVAISLGTLIGAISGFYGGFIDTLLMRLTDLFLSLPQLPLLLLVVYLFRDALRAIAGPEFGIFILIILVIGGLNWMSVARLVRAKFLQVKEMDFVLAARAVGARPRRLIWVHILPNVLSVMIVAATLAVGTAIITESTLSFLGLGFPPDVPTWGQMLFSAKDYITQAPHMVLFPGLAIFLTVLSINYIGDGLRDALDPKTRR; this is encoded by the coding sequence ATGGCGGTTCTGGGAACCCTTGTCCTACTCTTCCTCGTTTTGAGTATCCTGATTGGCCCTTTCCTTTATACCGCCCCCTTCAATGAAATTGACTTTAGCCGCGCCCTAATCCCTCCCAATGGGGACTATCCTTTAGGGACAAACGATTTAGGACAAGATCAACTCGCACGATTATTAATTGGGGGACGCATTACCCTCACTGTTGGGGTTGCTGCAATGGCAGTTGCGATTTCCTTGGGAACACTGATTGGCGCGATATCGGGGTTTTATGGCGGTTTTATCGATACCCTCCTCATGCGTCTCACGGATTTATTTCTCTCCTTACCCCAACTCCCCTTACTCCTGTTGGTGGTGTATTTGTTCCGAGATGCCCTGCGCGCGATCGCGGGCCCGGAATTCGGTATCTTTATCTTAATTATTCTCGTCATCGGCGGACTTAATTGGATGTCTGTGGCGCGGTTGGTACGGGCGAAATTTCTCCAAGTAAAAGAAATGGATTTTGTTCTCGCCGCCCGCGCTGTGGGGGCGCGTCCCCGTCGGTTAATTTGGGTTCACATTCTCCCCAACGTTTTAAGCGTGATGATTGTCGCCGCAACCCTCGCCGTAGGAACCGCAATCATTACCGAATCTACCCTCAGCTTCCTCGGTTTGGGATTTCCCCCCGACGTACCCACCTGGGGACAGATGCTCTTTAGCGCCAAAGATTACATTACTCAAGCGCCGCATATGGTCTTATTTCCCGGTTTAGCCATCTTTTTGACCGTTTTGAGCATTAATTACATTGGAGATGGGTTGCGGGATGCCCTAGACCCCAAAACGCGACGGTAA
- a CDS encoding DUF3370 family protein, whose product MRLLGKFSNQTAILLASLSCFWSSEVLAFPDVQNHWAKACIQEMTPRNLVTGYPDGNFRPQSTITRAEFAVLMLNGFPNAPIKRGSITFKDVSQNHWANSAIQRAYQRAFFTGYPGRIFQPNQPIPRVQAIAVLSDAMGYNAPSNAAATLRNYYSDASQIPNYAKGAIAAASLNSLVVNYPNVKALQPNKSATRGEIAALLCRALSIYAVEPQYIAGVEVREQSVLPLPGKLNTVPVLNSNSPELIRQGGILLSTFPPAQKRFPNAHLDYAFNGRFDIFSHHIARAETPAETRPLYQGILLHNPGNEPVTIKVLQAASYLGNPDAPFRELPPMVDNPNNTVYSGPGSRVMGDVLQDVRQATFPAQLILPPKESRLLMNLPIPIQRTPASNGRSTMMRVESDGAVYAASLAMKAPRNSGGNYRPPTLSEWQNLVETGNLAGPRDSTPTPLDPPRHPTVFGRVAGVSEGSHWTARLTDNPNQNYLSIPRSLSGSGSSRSREAISYVLGTVHLITLATEQIQSARMLRRYPDTAYFAHSNYGVEYNLVLPLKNTTNQAQTVTITFETPLKDEGGSGRLLFKNPYNQRVFFRGTVRTRYPDERGTMQTRYVHLVQRRGEQGQPLVTLDLPPGDSKTVEVDFIYPPDVTPPQVLTVRTVEK is encoded by the coding sequence ATGAGACTTTTAGGCAAATTCTCGAATCAAACGGCAATATTACTCGCATCCCTCTCCTGTTTCTGGTCATCTGAGGTTCTGGCATTTCCAGATGTTCAAAATCACTGGGCGAAGGCGTGCATTCAGGAGATGACCCCGCGCAATTTAGTGACGGGTTATCCAGATGGCAATTTTCGTCCCCAGTCAACGATTACTCGTGCTGAGTTTGCGGTGTTAATGCTCAATGGGTTTCCCAATGCACCGATTAAACGAGGTTCCATTACGTTTAAGGATGTATCCCAGAATCATTGGGCGAACTCGGCGATTCAAAGGGCGTACCAACGGGCATTTTTTACGGGGTATCCGGGGAGAATTTTCCAACCCAACCAGCCCATTCCCCGCGTGCAGGCGATCGCGGTTCTTTCCGATGCAATGGGGTATAATGCGCCGAGCAACGCCGCTGCAACCTTACGAAACTACTATTCTGATGCGAGTCAAATTCCCAATTATGCCAAGGGCGCGATCGCGGCAGCCTCTTTAAATAGCCTCGTTGTTAACTATCCCAATGTCAAGGCACTCCAACCCAATAAAAGCGCAACGCGAGGAGAAATCGCCGCATTACTCTGTCGGGCGTTGAGTATCTATGCCGTCGAACCTCAATACATTGCCGGAGTTGAGGTGCGCGAACAATCCGTACTTCCCCTTCCGGGAAAACTCAACACCGTCCCCGTCCTCAACAGCAACAGTCCCGAACTGATTCGACAAGGGGGAATCTTACTCTCCACTTTCCCTCCTGCCCAAAAACGATTTCCTAACGCCCATCTCGACTACGCTTTCAACGGACGTTTTGATATTTTCTCCCATCACATTGCCCGCGCTGAAACCCCTGCTGAAACCCGCCCTCTCTACCAAGGAATTCTGTTGCACAATCCCGGCAACGAACCCGTAACAATAAAAGTGTTGCAAGCCGCGAGTTATTTGGGAAACCCCGATGCGCCCTTTCGGGAATTGCCCCCAATGGTTGATAATCCCAACAATACTGTCTATTCGGGCCCTGGCAGTCGAGTGATGGGGGATGTTCTACAGGACGTTCGCCAAGCAACCTTTCCCGCACAACTGATTCTTCCCCCCAAAGAAAGTCGCCTCTTGATGAATCTGCCCATTCCCATTCAACGAACCCCGGCATCGAATGGGCGTTCGACGATGATGCGCGTAGAAAGCGATGGGGCGGTGTACGCGGCGAGTTTAGCGATGAAAGCACCGCGTAATTCTGGGGGCAATTATCGCCCTCCTACCCTCAGCGAGTGGCAAAATCTGGTAGAAACGGGCAATTTAGCGGGTCCTAGGGATAGTACGCCAACGCCCCTAGACCCTCCCCGACATCCCACGGTTTTTGGTCGCGTTGCTGGAGTTTCGGAAGGTTCTCACTGGACGGCACGCCTGACGGATAATCCCAATCAAAACTATCTTAGTATTCCGCGATCGCTCTCTGGGAGCGGCTCTTCGAGATCGCGCGAAGCAATTTCTTATGTATTAGGAACCGTACACCTAATCACCCTCGCCACCGAACAAATACAAAGCGCCCGAATGTTGCGGCGATATCCCGATACGGCTTATTTTGCCCACAGTAATTATGGAGTGGAATACAATCTTGTCCTGCCGCTCAAAAATACAACCAATCAAGCCCAAACCGTAACGATAACCTTTGAAACGCCCTTGAAGGATGAGGGGGGAAGTGGGAGATTGTTATTTAAAAACCCCTACAATCAGCGCGTCTTTTTTCGCGGAACCGTTCGCACGCGCTATCCGGACGAACGCGGTACAATGCAAACGCGCTACGTTCATCTCGTCCAGCGACGGGGGGAACAAGGACAACCCTTGGTAACGCTAGATTTACCGCCAGGAGATTCCAAAACCGTTGAGGTGGATTTTATTTACCCCCCAGATGTTACGCCACCGCAAGTTTTGACCGTTCGGACGGTTGAGAAGTAA
- a CDS encoding RNA recognition motif domain-containing protein, which yields MSVYVGNLAYSVTQDELSTVFADYGTVKRVHLPTDRETGRPRGFGFVEMASDAEEDAAIEDLDGAEWMGRVLKVNKARPRDDKGGRSRNRQDQFKSRF from the coding sequence ATGTCAGTTTACGTGGGCAACCTCGCTTACAGCGTTACTCAGGATGAGTTGAGTACAGTCTTCGCAGACTACGGTACTGTTAAGCGGGTTCACCTACCCACTGACCGCGAAACAGGTCGTCCTCGCGGTTTTGGTTTCGTTGAAATGGCTAGCGATGCTGAAGAAGACGCTGCTATTGAAGACTTGGATGGCGCTGAATGGATGGGTCGAGTGCTTAAAGTTAATAAGGCAAGACCCCGCGATGATAAGGGAGGTCGTAGCAGAAATCGGCAAGATCAATTCAAATCCAGATTTTAA
- the rpsU gene encoding 30S ribosomal protein S21, translating to MTQVTVGENENIESALRRFRRQVSKAGIFADMKRLRHFETPIEKRKRKAIARRRKKRTR from the coding sequence ATGACACAAGTCACAGTTGGAGAAAACGAAAATATTGAATCAGCTTTGCGCCGATTCAGACGACAAGTCTCAAAAGCAGGGATTTTTGCGGATATGAAGCGCCTGCGCCACTTTGAAACGCCGATTGAAAAACGCAAGCGGAAAGCGATTGCTCGACGACGCAAGAAGCGCACTCGTTAA
- a CDS encoding AAA family ATPase, with protein MKLNTLRLCNFRQFYGKTQEIALAAGTRNTTMIHGNNGAGKTTLLNAFTWVLYERFTAAFSSPEFLINKRAITEANVGTSIECWAEITFEHENKNYQLKRHCYACRDRDGIVQYSQSKFFMLIAGDDGRWYPPTQQPTDVVQGILPESLHQYFFFDGERIDRIFRSDGRKNTIAEDTKELLGVKVLDRAIDHLKKVMRVLQDELAEIGDAQTQTLLGEQGKLEQARDRAVQRQQEMTQELETQEQLKQIASQRLIELGGSEELQKLKEQLEIQERTIQQNLAEAKQQIKQLISSRGFTVLLPNVVGKFQVIISELRQKGELPAGIKQQFIQELLARQQCICGTELKEGMLARQNVQKLLKNAGIANIEEAVIRLEAQTAEIEQQIPLFWQETDRKQANIHQWRSELSDLENQLDEVKRKLRTYPDENIQNLQKNLDVTETAIRGLILEQGGNQQQIEQLNREIEEKVKRIAKHQLKEEKQVLTQRRIQVTKEAIERLIEVRSRLERQFRFSLEKRVQEIFSTISFTPYSPRLSTDYELTLLENTSGIAVPVAASTGENQILSLSFIGGIIDRVREWSQKNALMGPDSSTFPIVMDSPFGSLDEIYRRRVAQVVPQLANQLIILATKTQWRGEVAEETADHIGKEYVLTYYSPKPDCEEDFIELGGVNYPLVQRSPNQFEYTEIIPVPCRSE; from the coding sequence ATGAAACTCAATACCCTTCGGCTGTGTAATTTTCGTCAGTTTTACGGCAAAACTCAAGAAATTGCCCTGGCTGCGGGAACTCGTAATACCACCATGATTCATGGTAATAATGGTGCGGGAAAGACAACACTTCTGAATGCTTTTACTTGGGTTCTTTACGAGCGATTCACGGCTGCATTTTCGTCCCCAGAGTTTTTAATTAACAAACGTGCAATTACCGAAGCAAATGTGGGAACTTCGATTGAGTGCTGGGCTGAAATTACATTTGAACACGAGAATAAAAATTATCAACTGAAACGACACTGTTATGCTTGTCGAGATCGAGATGGAATCGTTCAGTATAGTCAAAGTAAGTTTTTTATGTTGATTGCTGGGGATGACGGACGATGGTATCCGCCAACGCAACAGCCAACGGATGTCGTTCAAGGAATTTTGCCGGAAAGTTTGCATCAGTATTTCTTTTTTGATGGGGAACGAATCGATCGTATTTTTCGTTCTGATGGTCGAAAAAACACAATTGCTGAAGATACAAAAGAGTTGTTGGGAGTGAAAGTTTTAGATCGCGCGATCGATCATTTGAAAAAAGTAATGCGCGTTTTACAGGATGAATTAGCAGAAATTGGAGACGCTCAAACCCAGACGTTACTAGGGGAACAAGGGAAATTGGAGCAGGCGCGCGATCGCGCAGTTCAACGCCAACAAGAAATGACCCAAGAATTAGAAACCCAAGAACAACTTAAACAGATTGCCAGTCAGCGTTTAATTGAATTAGGGGGTTCAGAAGAATTACAAAAGCTCAAAGAGCAATTAGAAATTCAAGAACGCACAATACAACAGAACTTAGCCGAAGCAAAGCAACAGATAAAACAACTCATTTCCAGTCGAGGATTTACCGTTTTATTGCCCAATGTTGTGGGGAAGTTTCAGGTAATCATTAGCGAGCTTCGGCAAAAAGGGGAATTACCAGCCGGGATAAAACAACAATTCATCCAAGAATTATTAGCACGCCAACAGTGCATCTGTGGAACTGAATTAAAAGAAGGAATGCTCGCTCGCCAAAACGTACAAAAGCTACTGAAAAATGCAGGCATAGCAAATATCGAAGAAGCAGTCATTCGCTTGGAAGCACAAACCGCTGAAATTGAGCAACAAATTCCCCTATTCTGGCAAGAAACCGACCGAAAACAAGCTAACATTCATCAATGGCGTTCGGAATTATCCGATTTAGAAAATCAACTCGATGAAGTTAAACGCAAACTTAGAACCTATCCCGACGAAAACATTCAAAACTTGCAAAAAAACTTGGATGTCACAGAGACAGCCATTCGAGGATTAATTTTAGAGCAAGGGGGAAATCAGCAACAAATCGAACAACTCAATCGAGAGATTGAAGAAAAGGTCAAACGCATTGCCAAACACCAGTTAAAAGAAGAAAAGCAAGTTTTAACCCAACGACGCATTCAAGTCACAAAAGAAGCAATTGAGCGCCTCATTGAGGTACGATCGCGCCTAGAACGCCAATTCCGTTTTTCCCTAGAAAAGCGCGTTCAGGAAATCTTTAGCACCATCTCCTTTACACCCTACAGTCCTCGATTGAGTACGGACTACGAATTGACTCTATTGGAAAATACTTCTGGTATTGCAGTTCCCGTCGCCGCATCAACAGGGGAAAATCAAATTCTCAGTTTATCTTTTATTGGTGGGATTATCGATCGCGTGCGAGAGTGGAGTCAGAAGAATGCTTTGATGGGCCCTGATAGCAGCACGTTCCCCATTGTTATGGATTCTCCTTTTGGCAGTCTCGATGAAATTTACCGCCGACGGGTGGCTCAAGTTGTTCCCCAACTTGCCAATCAATTAATCATTTTAGCAACTAAAACCCAGTGGCGTGGCGAAGTTGCAGAAGAAACCGCAGACCACATTGGCAAAGAATACGTTTTAACCTACTACTCTCCCAAACCCGATTGCGAAGAAGATTTTATTGAACTAGGAGGAGTAAACTATCCTTTAGTGCAGCGCAGTCCAAATCAATTTGAATACACGGAAATCATTCCCGTTCCTTGTCGCAGCGAGTAG
- a CDS encoding response regulator, giving the protein MNILLVEDDLLLAKGTAKLIERMSGYQIQVRTDPAKIVELCQSGKIDLVLMDVNLPGAKWEDRDMSGADISCLLKKHPQTQHIPIILLTAYAMVTERERLLQVSGADEFYTKPITNYAALIESIAQLCPKTS; this is encoded by the coding sequence TTGAATATTTTATTAGTGGAAGATGATTTACTTTTGGCGAAAGGGACTGCCAAACTGATCGAGCGGATGAGTGGCTATCAAATTCAGGTGAGAACCGATCCCGCTAAGATTGTTGAGTTGTGTCAATCGGGGAAAATCGATCTGGTTCTGATGGATGTGAATTTACCCGGTGCGAAATGGGAAGATCGAGATATGAGCGGTGCAGATATTTCTTGCCTGTTGAAAAAGCACCCTCAAACACAACATATTCCTATTATTCTTTTAACGGCTTATGCAATGGTGACAGAACGAGAACGATTGCTGCAAGTGTCTGGTGCGGATGAGTTTTATACCAAACCCATTACCAATTATGCAGCATTGATCGAATCGATCGCGCAACTGTGTCCCAAGACTTCGTAA